A genomic region of Streptomyces sp. R33 contains the following coding sequences:
- a CDS encoding Ig-like domain-containing protein gives MEWRVRTDKKRRRRSLVAISAVLGGVLVLSACGGGDDKPKGGGDASSKSQSDVDAAAAKDASKAKITITPKDGSTNVGLNDAANVAVSDGTLTAVELKTSEGTAVPGKIAADGKSWKPDAALKRSTKYAVSATAKDASGKEAHENASFTTVSPENSFVGSFIPDDGQTVGVGMPVSITFNKPIKDQKAVQAAISVTSSSGQEVVGHWFSAQRLDFRPEQYWQAGSTVTLKLALDGVQGAPGVQGVQNRTATFKIGRSQVSTVDAKTKKMTVTRDGAVLKTIPISAGSPENPTYNGQMVISEKFKETRMDGSTVGFKNSEGKGEYDIKDVPHAMRLSQSGTFIHGNYWGADSIFGSVNTSHGCVGLNDAQGANDPNQPAAWFYDNSLIGDVVTVVNSPDKTIKPENGLNGWNMSWADWKAGAAS, from the coding sequence ATGGAGTGGCGTGTGAGGACGGACAAGAAGCGGCGGAGAAGGTCCCTCGTGGCCATATCCGCCGTCCTCGGTGGCGTGCTGGTGCTCTCGGCGTGCGGCGGTGGGGACGACAAGCCCAAGGGCGGCGGGGACGCGAGCAGCAAGTCCCAGTCGGACGTGGACGCGGCTGCGGCCAAGGACGCCTCCAAGGCCAAGATAACGATCACGCCCAAGGACGGTTCGACCAACGTCGGCCTGAACGACGCGGCCAACGTCGCCGTCAGTGACGGCACCCTCACGGCGGTCGAGCTGAAGACCTCCGAGGGCACGGCCGTGCCCGGCAAGATAGCCGCCGACGGCAAGAGCTGGAAGCCGGACGCCGCGCTGAAGCGCTCCACGAAGTACGCCGTGTCGGCGACCGCCAAGGACGCCTCCGGCAAGGAGGCGCACGAGAACGCCTCCTTCACCACCGTCTCCCCGGAGAACAGCTTCGTCGGCTCGTTCATACCGGACGACGGCCAGACCGTCGGCGTGGGCATGCCGGTCTCGATCACGTTCAACAAGCCGATCAAGGACCAGAAGGCGGTCCAGGCGGCCATCTCCGTCACCTCCAGCAGCGGCCAGGAGGTCGTCGGGCACTGGTTCAGCGCACAGCGCCTGGACTTCCGCCCGGAGCAGTACTGGCAGGCCGGCTCCACCGTCACGCTGAAGCTGGCGCTGGACGGGGTGCAGGGCGCCCCCGGCGTCCAGGGCGTGCAGAACCGGACCGCCACCTTCAAGATCGGCCGCAGCCAGGTCTCCACGGTCGACGCGAAGACCAAGAAGATGACCGTCACCCGGGACGGCGCGGTCCTCAAGACCATCCCGATCTCGGCCGGCTCCCCGGAGAACCCGACGTACAACGGCCAGATGGTGATCTCCGAGAAGTTCAAGGAGACCCGGATGGACGGCTCGACCGTCGGCTTCAAGAACAGCGAGGGCAAGGGCGAGTACGACATCAAGGACGTCCCGCACGCGATGCGGCTGTCCCAGTCGGGCACGTTCATCCACGGCAACTACTGGGGAGCGGACTCGATCTTCGGCAGCGTGAACACGAGCCACGGCTGTGTCGGTCTGAACGACGCCCAGGGCGCCAACGACCCGAACCAGCCCGCGGCCTGGTTCTACGACAACTCGCTCATCGGTGACGTGGTCACGGTCGTCAACTCGCCGGACAAGACCATCAAGCCGGAGAACGGCCTCAACGGCTGGAACATGAGCTGGGCGGACTGGAAGGCCGGCGCGGCCTCCTGA